The Verrucomicrobium spinosum DSM 4136 = JCM 18804 DNA segment CACATTTGACGACCACTGGGCAACGGCAACGGCAACCTTGGGCATCTGCATCCCCAGCTTTGTCCTTGGCCCCCTGATTGCGATGATCTTCGGGCTCTATCTGCGCTGGTTCAATGTGGCTGGCTGGCACGATTCAGCAGACTGGGTCTTGCCCTCGCTCACCTTGGGGCTCATCTACAGCGGCTATGTGGCGCGGCTCACCCGCGGCGGACTTCGCGAAACGCTTGCTCAAGACTTCATCCGTACGGCCCGCGCGAAGGGGGCAAGTGAACCCGTGGTGGTCATACGCCACGCCTTGAAGCTGGCCTGCCTGCCGTTGCTGAATTTCCTCGGTCCCACGGCCGCAGGGCTGCTCACGGGCTCCATGGTTACGGAGACTGTCTTTCAGATCCCCGGCCTCGGCCAGCACTTCATCAGTTCAGCAATCAACCGGGACGATACGCTGGCTGTCGGGATTACCCTCCTCTTCGCTGTGCTCATCCTCGTCTTCAACATGCTGGTGGACATCATCCAGGCAGCGCTCAACCCGCGAATCGGACTGAAGTCATGACCCTGGCTCCTCCCGCGCCTCCCAAGGCCCTCATCGAATCTCCCTGGCGCACAGCAAGGCGGCGGTTGTTCAGCAATGCGCGCTCTGTGACCGGCCTCGCTTTTCTCACTCTGCTCTTTGCCTTCTGCATCATCGGTCCGGCCCTTTCTCCCTACAAACAGACCGAGCAGAATCTGGACAACAAGACGGCCGCTCCCAACGCCAGTCACTGGATGGGCACCGATCCCTTGGGCCGGGACGTGATGACCCGCACCATGTATGGAGGTCGCGTCACGCTGCTGGTAGGGTTTGTGGCGACGGGCGTCGCCGTGGCCATTGGCGTCCTCTATGGCATGGTATCAGGCCTGGTGGGGGGGCGCACAGACTCCGCGATGATGCGGGTGGTGGACATTCTTTATGCCTTCCCCTTCCTGAACTTTGTGATCATTCTCACCGCGGTTCTGGGAACTCACCCTTTCCTGGTGGGAGCTGAGGCCTGGGTCCTGGACAAGCTCTCCGTGATCCCTGCGCTGAAGGGAGCCGCTACGGATCTCGGCTTCAATGCCAGTTTCCTTCTGCTCTTCGCGGCCATTGGTGCGGTGGAGTGGCTGACCATGGCTCGTGTGGTCAGAGCCCAGGTGCTTTCACTCAAAAACCAGGAGTTCATCACTGCTGCCCGAAGCTACGGCGCTGGCACTGGCCGCATCCTTCTGCGGCATTTGCTTCCGAACGTCATCGGACCAGTGATCGTGTACGCCAGCCTCACCGTGCCCGGAGTGATGCTGCTGGAGGCCACGCTCAGTTTCCTCGGTCTCGGCATTCAGCCGCCCGCTTCGTCGTGGGGCGTGCTCATCAATGACGGTGCGCAGCGCATGGACACCGCCCCCTGGTTGTTGCTCTTCCCTGGCGTATTTTTCTCCCTGACTCTGCTCTCGCTGAACTTCGTGGGCGATGGATTGCGCGACGCCCTGGATCCCCGGAGCATCCGCTAGTCTAAATCCGCCAGCGCTCGCCGCGCACTTCATTGAGCTCTACCCGGGCCCCGCCACGACGTTTGCTCTCGTCTGCGGCTGCCATGAAAGCGTAGATCTCCAGGGTCTCAGCTTCAGACACCGGAGCCACACCCGAGCCAAAGAAGGCAATGATCTGTCTCAGCAGCGGCGTGTAGTCCCCGGCATCCTGTTGCTCCACCACCGCCGCGTCGCCGAACTTGATCACTTTGTACTCTGCGGGCCAGCGATGGAGCGCATGCAGAGTGCCCACCTTTTCATCCTTCCACAACCCGGTCACCACGGACAGATGAGGCGTGGTGGTGCGTTGCACACTCTGACAACCAGTGCCCAGCACCGTGAACAACGCCTCGGTGGGATGGATGCCGTAAAAGAACAGGTCCGGATGGGTGGGCTCGATCGGGGCCGGCCCATAAGAGACCGCTCCCCGGACAACTCCTGCATCGGCTGCGACCAGAGATTGGATGCCAGGATACCAACGCAAGGCGGAGCAGCTGAAGAGCGGGGTGCCCGTTTCCGCAGCCAGTTCATAAATGCGCTCCGCCTCCGTCAAACTGCCCGCCACAGGCTTGTCCAGGAACACCGGCAATCCCGCCCGCAATACGGGTGCCACCTGCTCGGGGTGGGCCCGGCCATCCAGGCTGCACAGCAGGACCGCGTCACATCGTTCCAGCAGGGCTTCGCTGCTCCCGACCATCTCCACACCATGGCGGGTCTTTAATTCCTCCACGAACCCGGCCGCCCGGGTCTGGCTCCAGGGCATGTCCGGGCTCACCGTGGGATGGGCGGCCACCACCCGGGCCCCGGCCACATGGCCGGGGTGCCCCGCATCATTCAGGCGGGCAGTGAACTCGATCGCGTGCGACGTATCGCAGCCGATGATGCCGATGCGAAGTTCGCGGGGATCACTCATTGTGGATGTCCAGATCGTCCAGGCTGAAGGAGGTGGCCACATTGGCGTCGCTCACGAACACCATGCTCTCGAGCTGTTGGAGGTCCGGGTTCTTGAATGCCAGCTCCTTAAACTCTTTACGGGTCCCATCCGGCAAGGTCACGGTCAGATCCCATTTCGCCGTACTGGACTCGCCCAGGGCGGCACGGATCTCAATCCCCATCCATTGGGCGGGTTCAAGCTTTAACAGCTCCTTGCCAGCCACCTTGAGCGAGCCTTTGCGAATCTCGAGGCTCGGACCTGCCCGATAGGGGGCATTCTTGTCCCTCCACTCATGGGTGAACTCAGCCTCCGGCTCCAGCCAGAGATTGAACCCGACCGTGGTGGTGCCCGTTTTGTGATTCAGATCAAAGGAGAGATGCGGCTGGTAACGCTGGGTGAGCCCGGGGGCATCCTGAAACTTCAGGCTGCGCTTGCCGCTCTTTGCGTGATCTTCGCTGACCAGGATGGTGCCCCCCTTCTCATCCGTGCTGACGCGGCCATTCCACATGGTCTTGCCCACCGGAGTGCTCTCAAAGTCATCGTGCAGGGTGAACTTGGGCAGCTCTTCGCGCTCCAGTTCCAGAGGCTTCAGACTGGCGGCGAGTTGTTTCCAGGCATCGTCACCCGTGACGCCAGCCTGGCTGTAGTCAAAGGGCTTGAAGCCCATGGTCAGCGCAGGTGACTCCGGCTTCAGATGGAAGTCGCTCTTCGCCACATCCACAAAGACCGGGTCAGCGATCTTTGACCCCCGGTCATAGCCCTGCTTCTGCCACGCGGCGAAGTCCCCACCCCCGAAGTCGATCGGGCGCTTGGAGGCGTCCCAATACAGGTTCTGTTCCATGCGCACCTTCGGGCTCTTCCACTGGCCGTAGAGGAGAAGGCCGCTGTCGAAGTACACGATGTTGTTCTGGTAGCTGAAGGAGAGATGCTCCTCCGTCCGGGACCGCTGAATCTGAGCCTCCTCGCCAAAGGCGAAGATGTTGTTCCGGATGATGTTGTCCTTCCCGTAGTGCTGGTGGAAGCCCGCGTGGCGGGTGTGATGCACGAGGTTGTTCTCCATGAGCACCCCGGAGCTCCCCTCGTCAGTGTACAGCCCCCAGCCGCCGTAGCGATAGCCGTTCACATGATGGGCGTGGTTGTTGGACACGGTGGTGCCGGAGGCAGGTCCGAGGAGGTACACCGCGCCCATATCGCTCAACACCCCATAGCCCAGGTGGTGAATGTGGTTGAACTCAATCTTGTTGTGGTGGGCCACGCTCTCCGCATAGCCCCATACCCAGCCAGCTGAAACGCCGCTGTAGAAGAAGTCGCCAATGTCGTTGTGGGTGATGGTGTTCTCGCCGCTGTGCGTGATGAAGACCCCCACGCTGCCCATGAAATAACGCCCCCCGGTGTGGATGATGTTGTTGTGCACCGTGATGTGGTGGGTGCGTCCCCGAGGATCCGGGTCCAGCGGCACATCGCCAATCCGCACGCCTCCCGCCCCCATATCGTGCAGATAGGAGCGGGTGATGGCGCTTTCAGTGCACCCCTTGCGAAACCAGATCGCGTAGATCCCGGTGTGGGCGATTTCGCATGATTCAAACGTGACGTTCTTCACGCCGTCCAGCATCACTGCCCCTGGAATCTTGGAATCCGCCTGGGAGTCAATGTGCCCATCCTTACCCAGCTCGAAGCGGCTGTGCTTGAACGCCAGGCCTTTGAAATGCAAGTGCTGGACAAACTCGCCTTTTTCTGGCGCTCCCTGAATCTGGATCAACTGGTCGGCCACCGGAGCCACGGCATCCACTTTGCCCAGTTCCTCGCCTGGCAACGGCTTGTAGAAGAGCTTCCCTGACCGGTCCAGAAACCACTCCCCGGGAGCGTCCAGCGCCGATTTCATGTTCTCCAGGAAATAACGCTGCCGGGTCTCATAGACCAGGAAGGGCCAGCGCGAGCCGGCGGTGAACTGGACATAACCTGCCTCAGGTTTCAGGAAAGCCACCCGGTGGCGGGCGATCTGCCAGGTCTGGAACACCACCACTTCGGCGTCCTTGAGCTCATGCTGCCCCAGCTTGCCCAACGGAGCGAGGTCATCCACCTCCGCATAGAAGGCAGTGAACTCCGGCTTGCCCATGGGTGGTGCCCCTTCTGGAGCCTCCAGTGCGGGACGCGTGGCGTGGAAGTAGCGGGTGTTGGGAGTCCTGGCCCGGGTGGCACGCCGGCCATTGATCCAGAGGTCCTGGAAGTACCACTTCCCTTCTTTCACCTCTGGGATCTCGGCCACCCAGATGCCATTGCCCGCATCCTGCCACCCAGTGATGCCCCTCCCCCCGCTGATGACCGCTTTGCCGCCGCCCTCATAAGTGACTGGTGATTCGGCAGTGCCACCGTCCTCAGGACCGAAGGTCACCGGGTGGGTAATGGGATACGTGCCGGGCGCTAATCGCACGGTGACCGGCTCCGCTTTTCCCTTGCCCTCACCCACCCGCCAGCTCCGCACCGCATCCCGAGCCTGCTCCAGCGTCTTCACCGGTCCAGCCGGACTGACCTGAACCTCCAGCGCGAGGAGGGAGGAAACACTGGCACTGAGGGCACAAAGCGCGACGAACGATCTCATGTCTCCACCATGAGTCAGGGTCGGGCGGTGCACAACCGCCGAAGCAGGGTGGGCAAATCAGGGCGATCCAACCGCGGTTCGACTTCCCCCCCCTTTTTATGCACCCTGCGACCGTGTCGTATCTGCAGACGAACACCCCTCGCAGCGGAACCGTATAGAAGGATGGCAGGCACAGCACTTCACAGAATCGTCACCACATGCCCCTTCTGCCTCCAGCCATCCCGTCAATGGTCTGCGTGCGATTCTGGCACACCGTCGCTCGCTGCTCCTCTGCCCTCTGCTTCTATGGATTCGCCCAATATCCTCGTCATCAACTGCGGCAGTTCTTCGCTCAAGTTCGCCGTGATCTGGCCTGTCTCCGGCAAAGTGTTGAGCCAGGGTCTGGCAGAGAGACTGGGCTCCCAGGAGGCACGGCTGATCTGGACGGCAACGGATGGCGAGAAGCACACCAAGCTCCTGCCCAAGGCCGACCATGAAGAAGCACTCGACTTCATCTTGTCAGGGCTGAGGGGCCTTGCGCTGGGGGCGGTAGGACATCGCGTCGTGCATGGAGGGGAACAGTTCTCCGACAGTGTCCGGCTCAATACAGACACCCTCGTCGGCATCGAGGCCTGCAATGAATTGGCGCCTCTGCACAATCCGGCCAACGTCACCGGTATTCGCGCGGCGATGGAGCGTTTCCCTGAGCTGCCCCACATCGCCGTCTTCGACACCTCTTTCCACCAGACGATGCCGACGCATGCCTACCTCTATGCGGTGCCGTACGAATTGTACGAGAAGCACCGGATCCGGCGCTACGGTTTCCATGGCACGAGTCACCGCTATGTCGCGGGTGAGGCCTCCACCCGCCTGGGCCGGCTGCCGACGGAGCTTCAGCTCATCACCGCCCATCTGGGAAATGGTTGCAGCGCCTGTGCGGTGAAGCATGGTCGCAGCGTGGATACCACCATGGGCTTCACGCCCCTGGAAGGACTGGTCATGGGCACCCGCAGCGGGGATGTGGACCCCAATCTCCACCAGTACCTGGCCGAACACACCGGACGCACGTTGCAGGAAATTACGGACCTCTTGAATCGTGAAAGCGGTCTGCTGGGTCTGTCGGGATTGAGCAATGACATGCGCACCCTGGTGGCCGCCAGCGAACAGGGCGACACCCACGCCCACCTGGCAATCGAAGTGTTTTGCTACCGGCTAGCCAAGGGCATCCTGGGCCTTTGTGCTTCGCTTGATCACGTCAACACCCTGGTCTTCACAGGCGGGATTGGCGAGAATTCCGCACCCGTGCGCGCCCGTACACTGGCGCATCTGGGCCTCCTGAAGGCGCGGATTGACCATGATCTCAATGCTCAACACGGCTCTGCGGTCGCCGGACGCATCACCACCACGGACTCAGGACTCCTGGCCATGGTGGTGCCGACGAATGAAGAACTCGTGATTGCCCGCGAAGCGGACCGGCTTCGTCTGGTAGAAACTTGATCCCCCTCCAACTGCATGCCCCACACTCTCTACCTTGCCCCCAGCGGCAGCAGCGCCGGCCTCACGACCATCGCCCTCGGCCTGGTTCGCTCCCTTGACATTCACGGCGTGAAGGTGGCGTTCTGCAAACCCATTGGCCAGTCCACCAGCCAGGACAAGGGGCCGGAGCGCTCCACACACTTCGTGCGGGAGGCAACTCACCTGCTGCCATCGACTCCCATTCCGCTGGACCAGGCAGAGAGGTTGATCACGACCGGTCGAATGGATGAACTGCTCGAGCGGGTGATCGAAAACTATCACGCCTCTGCGGCGGATGCGGATGTGGTGATCGTCGAAGGTCTGGTCCACACCGCCGAGACGCCTCAGGCCGATGAACTCAATCTTCAACTGGTCAAGACCTTGAGCGCTGAAGTCATCCTGGTGGGCTCCCTCGGATACGTACCGTTGGATGAGTTCGAATCGCGCATGGAGTACACCTCCAGGAAGTTTGGCGACTCCGTCGTGGGCTGCATCATCAATCGCGTTCCAGACGCCGTTGACCAGTCGCTCAAGGAACTGGGGATGAGCTTCGCCTTGCGCAGCCGCTTGTTCCATAGCAGCGGATTCCACCTCATCGGCGCGGTGCCGGAGAAGGCAGAACTTGCCTCTTGTCGGGCCGTGGATATGGCCCGCTATCTGAACGCCACCGTTCTGCATGAGGGGGAATTGAAAACGCGGCGGGTGCGCCGTTTCACCATGCTGGCGCGGACGGTGCCCAACATGCTGGACACCTTTTTGCCGGGCTCCGTGCTGATCACGCCTTCGGACCGCAGTGACGTCATCGTCGCCACCTGCATGGCCACGCTCAACGACATTCCCATCGCCGCCCTGCTGCTGACCGGTGACATGGAGGTGCCTCCGGCCATCTTTGACCTCTGCCGGGCCGGGCTTGCCACCGGTCTGCCCATTCTCCAGGTGCCCACGAACAGCTGGCACACTGCCACCGCACTCACCCGCATGAGCGCTGAGGTACCAGTGGATGACATCGAGAGGGTGCAGCAGAGCATGGACTACGTGGCGAGCTACATTGACAGTGAATGGATCGCCTCTCATGCCGCCATTCCGGTGGAGGCTCGCATGTCGCCGGCCGCATTCTGTTTCCGTCTCACGGAGCGAGCCCGCCAGACATCCCGCCGCATCATCCTTCCAGAAGGCAATGAGCCCCGCACCATCCGCGCAGCGGTCATCTGCGCCCAGCGTGGCATTGCCCGCTGTGTCCTCATTGGTTCCCCCGAGGAGATCCGCCGTGTCGCCCGGGGCCAGGAGGTCGAACTTCCCCCACAGGTGGAGATCCTCGATCCCGTGCCGCTGCGGCAAAACTACATCGCTCCCCTGGTGGAGATGCGCAAAGCAAAAGGGTTGACTCCTGAAGCTGCCGCGGAGCTGCTGGAGGACAACGTGTGGCTGGGCACAGTCATGCTTGCCCTGGGCCAGGTGGACGGTCTTGTGTCTGGAGCAGTTCATTCCACGGCCAACACCATCCGCCCGGCGCTCCAGATCATCAAGACCCGCCCTGGAGCAAAGGTCGTTTCCTCGATCTTCTTCATGTGTCTTCCCGATCAGGTGCTGGTCTATGGCGACTGCGCGGTTAACCCGGACCCGGATGCGGAGACTCTGGCGGACATCGCCATTCAGAGCGCCGATTCCGCGGCGACCTTCGGCCTTCCGGTTCGCGTGGCCATGATCAGCTACTCCACGGGAGAGTCCGGCAGCGGAGTGGACGTTGAAAAGGTCCGCGAGGCCACGCAGATCGCGCGGAGCAAGCGCCCTGACTTGATGCTGGACGGCCCGCTCCAGTATGACGCTGCCGCCGTGGCTGAAGTGGCGGCCTCGAAGGCACCAGACAGCCCGGTCGCTGGCAAGGCGACCGTCTTCATCTTCCCGGACCTCAACACGGGGAACACCACCTACAAGGCCGTGCAGCGCAGTGCCAGTGTCGTGAGCATCGGCCCCATGCTGCAAGGGATGCGCCGGCCGGTCAACGACCTCTCCCGGGGAGCCCTGGTGGAGGACATCGTGTACACCATTGCCCTCACCTCCATCCAGGCAGGTCAGATCTGAGAAGCCAGCGTCACTGCAACCGGGGATCGACGGGGAAGTCAATCGGACCTTGAACCTCAATCTTTTTGAAGTCGAGATGCGCCGGGTTCAGGAGATAATTTCGCTCGCCGGGAACAATCACACTGGGCAGGGCCAGCACGGCGGAATCACCTGCCGCCACCCATTCATCGCCCACCTTCTGGCTCGCCACGGGCGCGGGCGATTCGGCCCAGTTCGCGGGAAGATCAGCCAGCTCCAGCACCTTGACCATGGCAGCGGGGAACTTGATGTGGAACGCCACCAGCTTGAAGGATACGGCGGGATTGACGTGCACCAGATTTTCCAGGAGCGCCAGGGACTGGGAGGCACTCCCATAGACCAGCCGGATGCCCGGTGAGTTCCACCGGCCACCCGCGATCGCCGCCCCTTCACCGGTGAAGGCGGTGGCGGCGTGCCGGCGTTTGCAGATGCGCCAGGCCTCCAGCATCATGCGTACACGCCGTGCTCAATGCGGGTGAGAAGAGCCTCCACCTCCCGGGCCCCCACTTCCGTGCGGGCGTAGTCCAGCGGGATGGCCCCGCCTAGCCCCGTCTGAGGCGCATTCAGCCACTGGCGGGCGGCATCTTGGGACTCCAACACTTCAACGGCCTTGCCCATGAGCCGGGCAAAACGCACCACCCGGTCCGATTCCTCAGGATCCAACCTCCCCTGAACCTTCCGGCGGCTCAGGGTCGCCTTGGCGATGCCAAGCGTACCTGCCAGCTTGTCCAGGCTCACGCCGAGCCCTTCCTGAAGAGCAGTCAGTTCCTTGAAGGCAAGACCTTTGACGATAGACGCAATCAGCTCACCCGAGGTGGGCCAATGGGTGGCAGCCGAGGGGACCATATAGGTGGCCACGACGTCCGAGATAACCACGGGCCCCTGTTCCGGTGTCGTCCGGTATTTCACCTTGCTCGCCCCCTCTCTCATTTGAGGTTAAAAATAACCTCATTTGATTCCATTTCAAGTTTTTTTCACCAGCTTGCATCACTCAGTACTCCTTGGGTTCAATCACGTAAAGAGCCAGCGTAGCTTGAAAGGCATCGCTTATTTTCATACGCTTGATCTCATGTCCTGCCCCCCAGGAGTCGGTGAAAATGAGTTCTCCCTTCTCCGCGTTGATGCCAAGGATGAGCCGCATGTGCCCACCACCCGCTTGCAACGAGATTTGCGGCACTTCTGGATAGATCCCCAACTGCAAGGCCCACAGGAGGGGCACCCCTTTGCTGGTGTAGTCCTGGATCGACTTCTGGAACTTTGCCTGATTTACATCGATGAGACGGGTTCCCGAGGGAACTCCAAGCCCTCCGCCGCGCAGACGATAGGCCAGAGGTTTGAAGTTGACCTTGAACCTTGAGTCAATCTTTTTCAACGCCTCCTCCATGGCCATGGGGCTGGTCCCGCGGTCGGCATCACTGCCAGCAATTTGAGCCATTTCATGCTGGTCACAGGGAATGCCTAGATAGCCAAACAAGCGCTGACAGGATGCGACCACGCAGTAGCCCTTGGCCCCCTGGTCCACCATCGGAACATTGCTCACATAGGTATCTCCATTGCTCTCCCGCTTCACAAATCGCGGGAGCTCAGAGCGGCCCAGCGATGTCTTCCGGATGGTGTGCCCACTCTCCTGGAGGAACGCGGCTTTCTGGCCCGGGGCTGCAAGCTTGATACGGAGGAATTCCGGTTCGGCAGGGCCGGTCAGAGCCTCAGTGTTGTATTCCAGCGCCGCCAGTCCGCCCGGTGAATTCCACATCCAGCCACTGATCTTGATGGCGGTTTGCGCAGTGGGCTTCCGCTCCGTGGGGCGGACCGCCAGCATTTTCCCCATCGCGACACCCGCAGTCTTGTAGCGCTGCTCAAACTCCGGGCGCTTCAAGCCGCCGCTGTCACCACGGTTGTAGAGGGAGACAGAGACCTTGGCGGCCTTGCCGTCCACAAACTCTACCACCGCTTCTTCCACGGGGACCGTGCCGTTGAAGAGAGAGATGTCCACCTCCACATTGCCATAGGGTCGGCGGGTAAAGCGCACCCCCGACTTGTCTGCCGTGAGCCATTGATAATAGGGCGGCTCCTGCATCCCGCTGAGAGCGAACTTCTTCTCAACGGCATCAGCGGTCAGATTCCAGAGGTCTGGCATGCTGAGCATGGAGTCCAGATTCAGAAAGAACTGGAGCTTCCCATCCTCCCCTACGGGCATGCCGTCGTTGGAATAGAGCGCCGCCAGGCTTCCCGGGTTCACGGTGGCAGAAGCGATCGAGAACCTCAGCAAGCCACTGGAACTGGAATAATCGAGGCAGGCCACCCCGCGCTCCCCTTTCCACACCAAGCACTCCGCCTTGCTCTCCGCCACCGTCCCGAAATCCCGCTTGAGAGGAGCCGCCGGCACTCCCAAAAGGGTGCTCAACTGTTGTTCACAGGTCTGTTTCAGCGATTTCAGATCCCCGCTGGGGGAACTGCCCGGTGCATTGACGAGGATCTGAGTCCGGATCGCCTTGCCTTCGCGGAACTCCACAATGGCGCGTTCCACCGGAACCTTCTGTTCGAAAAGGCTCAAATCCACCCCCACATTCTCAAACGGACGGGGGGAGAACACGGCCAGATCCCGCGCCCCCTGGCTGCGTCCCTGCCAGTTGATGTAGGGGTTCGACCGGAAGCCCTCCGCCGGGAATTTGCCGGTCAGATTGTCTTGAGATAATTGCCAGACCTCCGGGATCACCAGCAATGGAGCCAGATCGAGTTTTAGTTGAAACTCCCGGGACGAGCCTTGGGCCGCCCCTTTTTGGGGAGCAATTCCAAGCAGGATGGCCGCCAGCAGCGGCAGGGTCATTTTCAATCCACGCATTTGATCATCTATTTACCTCACCTCCGCAGTGAAGAGCAAGCACGGATGTCTGCCCCGAACTTCCCGCCACGGGCTTTTCCTGGCACCAAAATCCACTCGGGCGGGCTTCCAGCAGGACAACGTTCATTCTCAGACGCTATCGAGCAATTTTATCGGTGCCAAGGACATCGGCATCTGGTAGAACCTCGCTGTACCACCAGCCCTGGACGACAGCTCCTTCTGGCGATTGGGCGTAATCAGGCAGGCATCCCGGCCAGATTAGGTGGAGAGGGCTGTACCGAGCCAGCCCCCTTCTCCGGAAACTCTTTCGCCCGCCTTCCCATGATCCCTCTCGTGTCCGATCCCGCAAAACGCGACATCCCAATCTCGGCCAATCCCTCGTCACACAAAGTCGAAGATCCTCGCGAAACTCAGGAGGTCCTCTGGGAACAAATGCGGGTCCGCACCGAGTCAGCGCCCGGAGGCTGGCGGGAACTTGCCCCGGAACAACGCATCAGCCGGGATGGATTTAAACCTTTGGTGGCCCGGAGCATTTCTCCAGACTCTGCCTCAATCTCAGCGTCAAAGGTCGAAACCGAGGCAGCCCTGAAGGCGGCGGAACGCTACCACATGGAGCTCAAAGACGAGTCCGCGCGGATCGAAGACATGCTCCTGCACCTCAATGATCTGGAGGGTCACCTCCACGCCCTGCATGCCAGCAATGACACGTCAGAAGAACTGAGCATCCTCATCTCTTACGTCCGGCTCGAGAAGGCTCTCGTGCAGGGTCAGGAACAGCTAGTTGCCGACATCGCCCCTGAACGCCAGGGCATCCCCGTCCTGAGCGCCAGGGCCAGAGTGGACATCACTCGCACGGCACCGCTGG contains these protein-coding regions:
- the parS gene encoding type II RES/Xre toxin-antitoxin system antitoxin yields the protein MREGASKVKYRTTPEQGPVVISDVVATYMVPSAATHWPTSGELIASIVKGLAFKELTALQEGLGVSLDKLAGTLGIAKATLSRRKVQGRLDPEESDRVVRFARLMGKAVEVLESQDAARQWLNAPQTGLGGAIPLDYARTEVGAREVEALLTRIEHGVYA